The following coding sequences lie in one Alicyclobacillus curvatus genomic window:
- a CDS encoding asparaginase, with protein MTTPNHHVLIVFTGGTISVSPSRDTANPALGGTQLTEGLRQHLDVSFEIVDLYRAMSESLTFSHLERLAEFLLESMKDTNVSGVVVSHGTDTMEEVAYFVDLLGPWEKPIVFTGAMRHSELLSADGPANLVNAIRTAASPLSVDRGVMVVMNEEIHAARSVVKGHSTNVASFVSLDCGPIGNVVEGTVRYYGTVSSAPRYFDLPKQDSWPRVELVRMTLGSSGLLLQACLAAGVDGVVIEGFGAGHVPDYLLPDIEALVRSGTRVWVVPRTPGGYPLLATYNTPGSEVSLQSIGVRMEEGPGYKARLRMMLELCATS; from the coding sequence ATGACGACTCCAAACCATCACGTTCTCATTGTCTTTACAGGCGGGACGATTTCAGTCTCACCTTCTCGTGATACGGCAAACCCAGCACTTGGCGGAACCCAATTGACGGAGGGGCTACGGCAGCACCTGGACGTCTCTTTTGAAATTGTCGATCTCTACCGAGCCATGAGCGAATCGCTGACTTTTTCGCACCTGGAACGGTTAGCGGAATTTCTGCTCGAGTCCATGAAAGATACGAACGTGAGTGGGGTTGTCGTGTCCCATGGGACGGATACGATGGAGGAAGTCGCTTACTTCGTCGACCTGCTTGGTCCGTGGGAAAAGCCGATTGTTTTCACAGGCGCCATGCGCCACAGTGAATTACTGTCTGCAGATGGTCCTGCGAACCTGGTAAATGCGATTCGCACGGCTGCTTCGCCTCTGTCGGTGGACCGAGGTGTGATGGTCGTGATGAACGAAGAGATCCATGCGGCAAGGTCTGTCGTCAAAGGACACAGTACAAACGTCGCTTCCTTCGTGTCACTAGACTGTGGCCCTATCGGAAATGTCGTCGAGGGGACTGTCCGGTACTATGGCACCGTCTCATCAGCTCCACGGTATTTCGACCTACCGAAGCAAGACTCATGGCCAAGGGTCGAATTGGTTCGGATGACACTTGGCAGTTCTGGGTTATTGCTTCAAGCCTGTTTAGCTGCAGGCGTCGATGGGGTTGTTATCGAAGGCTTTGGTGCAGGGCATGTGCCTGACTACCTGCTCCCGGACATTGAGGCACTGGTCCGCTCGGGCACACGGGTGTGGGTCGTGCCAAGAACCCCAGGCGGATACCCGTTGTTAGCTACCTATAACACACCTGGAAGTGAGGTTAGCTTGCAATCCATTGGCGTGCGCATGGAGGAAGGGCCAGGCTACAAGGCCCGGCTTAGGATGATGCTTGAACTTTGCGC
- a CDS encoding MFS transporter — MAGVQFIMSIAFSSSNPFMAFYVEQLGVHDVHRVEMLTGLIQGMTPLMAALMSPLWGSIADKSGRKMMVLRSTIAIAFFTGACGFAQNTWELLGLRALQGAFSGFSAASIALVASVIPEDRLGFSLGWIQSAGMVGTLVGPLLGGVTADAFHNYRMVFYLTTIFALSATLITAFFVHEQAVVAPSASETKKKPTLLQQFKTVREMKTVRAMFVVLFLTQFTVMSVQPVLSVFMKHLAGNVAYLNTVAGFAFAVTGLGDLIASPFLGKRSDVLGYRKVLTICMTGAGLFYLPQAFAPNIWVFVLSRFGLGMFVGGILPTANALIGRMAPSNQRGQIYGFTSSATFLGSFMGPLLGGLGSSAFGIRTMLALASILYLANMVWVRLKVSEPTTNTGNAQSTG; from the coding sequence ATGGCAGGGGTCCAATTTATCATGTCTATCGCCTTTTCGAGTTCAAATCCGTTTATGGCTTTTTACGTTGAACAACTAGGTGTTCATGACGTTCATCGCGTGGAAATGCTGACGGGCTTGATTCAGGGAATGACCCCTTTGATGGCTGCACTGATGTCCCCTTTATGGGGTTCGATAGCTGACAAGAGCGGACGCAAAATGATGGTCCTTCGCTCAACCATCGCCATCGCGTTTTTTACCGGAGCGTGTGGTTTCGCTCAGAATACGTGGGAATTACTAGGTTTACGTGCGCTTCAGGGCGCCTTCAGCGGTTTTTCCGCAGCATCAATCGCTCTTGTAGCGAGTGTCATCCCCGAAGATAGACTCGGATTTTCACTGGGATGGATTCAGTCCGCTGGGATGGTCGGTACATTGGTAGGTCCATTGCTCGGCGGAGTCACAGCTGACGCCTTTCACAACTATCGAATGGTATTCTATTTGACGACCATCTTTGCATTGTCTGCGACATTAATCACAGCTTTCTTCGTTCACGAACAGGCAGTGGTTGCTCCTTCAGCCTCTGAGACAAAGAAAAAGCCAACTCTCCTGCAACAATTTAAAACCGTGCGTGAGATGAAGACCGTCCGGGCCATGTTTGTTGTCTTGTTCTTAACGCAGTTCACAGTAATGAGTGTGCAACCTGTGCTGTCCGTATTTATGAAACACCTTGCTGGTAACGTCGCGTACTTAAACACTGTAGCTGGGTTTGCCTTTGCCGTGACGGGACTCGGCGACTTAATCGCATCACCGTTTCTGGGTAAGCGAAGCGATGTACTTGGCTACCGCAAAGTACTCACGATTTGCATGACTGGAGCCGGTCTCTTTTACCTGCCCCAAGCCTTTGCTCCAAACATCTGGGTATTTGTGCTCTCAAGGTTTGGTCTTGGGATGTTTGTAGGCGGCATTCTCCCCACAGCAAATGCGCTGATTGGGCGGATGGCACCGAGTAACCAGCGCGGCCAAATATACGGGTTTACTTCGAGCGCGACATTCCTCGGCAGTTTCATGGGTCCGCTACTCGGCGGGCTCGGCTCATCCGCTTTTGGCATCCGTACGATGTTGGCCTTAGCCAGTATTCTATACCTTGCCAACATGGTGTGGGTCCGCCTTAAAGTATCAGAACCAACCACGAACACCGGGAATGCGCAATCAACAGGATAA
- a CDS encoding PspA/IM30 family protein, whose product MGLFGRLKDLVRANVSELTEQAEDPEQSLNVFIDEATEHLRDFAVEVTRVEAGRVEIVRQIKDSQTAIEEWHRKAKQALEQGLEDVARKALEQEQHEREQVEQLLTEQNSQEASLAVLKEQHQKLQERLTEAKAKRDELVRRNRIAVAQKSAAMSLSELGPDDDALSKLSRMEEQVERHEAEAEAHNSLLNEDLSSQLADIKKRASEVKVDDALERLKLERLKDEMKKD is encoded by the coding sequence ATGGGCCTGTTCGGAAGATTGAAAGATCTGGTTCGGGCTAACGTCAGCGAATTGACGGAACAAGCGGAAGACCCGGAGCAAAGTCTGAATGTCTTCATTGATGAAGCCACAGAGCATCTGCGTGATTTTGCGGTTGAGGTAACCCGTGTCGAAGCTGGACGCGTCGAGATTGTGCGGCAAATCAAGGATTCGCAGACAGCTATCGAAGAATGGCACAGAAAAGCCAAACAAGCACTGGAACAAGGTCTTGAGGACGTTGCCAGGAAGGCACTGGAGCAGGAGCAACACGAACGAGAGCAAGTGGAGCAGCTCTTGACCGAACAGAATTCACAGGAAGCAAGTCTTGCTGTGCTCAAAGAGCAACATCAGAAACTCCAGGAACGCTTGACGGAAGCGAAAGCGAAGCGCGACGAGTTGGTACGTCGAAATCGTATTGCTGTGGCACAGAAATCTGCTGCGATGTCATTGTCAGAGTTGGGTCCGGATGATGATGCGCTATCGAAGCTTAGCCGCATGGAAGAACAGGTAGAGCGGCATGAAGCAGAGGCAGAGGCGCATAATTCCTTACTAAATGAGGATTTATCCTCGCAATTGGCGGACATCAAAAAACGTGCGTCGGAAGTAAAGGTTGATGACGCCCTGGAACGACTAAAGCTGGAACGATTAAAGGATGAGATGAAAAAGGATTAG
- a CDS encoding DUF1345 domain-containing protein, producing the protein MIETIEKEIEDLAHYAGRVPRWSFAVAVVSIGTLLSVLFVNLKIAPGWIGVVIVMALLLPWLLAVLNKHQTWTRRIAFTTITVLTIGLITSAVFLVSALFRHTENALGLFRDAILLWSTNIIVFAVWYWEVDQGGPLKRHANVPNAPDLLFPQMASSVDAWINWKPSFIDYLFVAFNTSTAFSPTDTLVMSTRAKILMMTQASISLVIVAIIAARAINIA; encoded by the coding sequence ATGATAGAAACAATTGAGAAAGAAATCGAAGACCTCGCTCACTACGCGGGAAGAGTCCCAAGATGGTCATTTGCGGTCGCTGTGGTGTCCATTGGAACACTGCTAAGTGTCCTGTTCGTCAACCTCAAGATAGCCCCGGGATGGATTGGCGTCGTGATTGTGATGGCACTTTTGCTGCCTTGGCTTCTTGCTGTTCTTAACAAACACCAAACCTGGACCCGGCGCATCGCCTTTACCACAATCACGGTTCTGACCATCGGCCTCATCACGAGTGCGGTCTTTCTCGTATCTGCTTTGTTTCGACATACAGAAAATGCACTTGGTCTCTTTCGCGATGCGATTTTACTTTGGAGCACCAACATCATTGTCTTTGCCGTGTGGTATTGGGAAGTGGACCAGGGTGGACCGCTCAAGAGACATGCCAACGTTCCTAACGCACCGGATCTCCTGTTTCCACAAATGGCTTCATCCGTGGATGCCTGGATAAACTGGAAACCATCATTCATCGATTATCTGTTTGTTGCTTTCAATACGAGCACAGCTTTTAGTCCCACCGATACGCTTGTAATGTCAACGCGCGCAAAAATACTGATGATGACACAGGCTTCAATCTCGCTGGTGATTGTCGCTATCATCGCAGCTCGTGCCATCAACATCGCCTGA
- a CDS encoding metallophosphoesterase, with the protein MKATSAPISTTGAAAAGQQPIIAFSVISDVHLRAGVSDRGVPYRDRRAERKFASALQDLHRIAPSQDLLVIDGDLTVTGMPSDYEDMNEIMKQYPHPRALYAMGNHEFYAAYHNKSGRRSPRTFPNGITEEKCISRFLTYTQMPSLYYDEWLKGYHFIVLGSESSIITNPRRGDGAYLSEAQLTWLGQKLLDSPPDKPVFVFLHEPLPFTVSGTTAHDVLNPVQLTRVLALHHQVILFTGHTHRTLKGQSKSVYRNGYTLFNDASVRNPLDVRKRPTGDSEGLYVKVYKDQVVVMGRDFTHHVYIRQMTLPVASTPHPLNISGLRSP; encoded by the coding sequence GTGAAGGCAACCTCAGCACCTATTTCAACTACAGGCGCCGCAGCGGCAGGACAACAACCGATTATCGCCTTTAGCGTTATCAGTGACGTTCATCTCAGAGCGGGTGTCAGTGACCGGGGTGTCCCTTATCGAGATCGGCGGGCTGAGCGCAAATTCGCATCCGCACTTCAGGACCTCCACAGAATCGCCCCGTCTCAAGACCTACTTGTCATCGACGGCGATTTGACTGTGACGGGGATGCCGTCTGACTACGAGGACATGAATGAAATTATGAAGCAATACCCACACCCTCGCGCCCTGTACGCCATGGGTAATCACGAGTTTTATGCAGCATATCACAACAAAAGTGGACGGCGGAGTCCACGGACATTTCCAAACGGAATCACTGAGGAGAAGTGTATTTCTCGGTTTCTCACCTACACGCAGATGCCAAGCCTCTATTATGACGAGTGGCTAAAGGGATACCATTTCATTGTACTAGGCTCGGAGAGCTCCATCATCACGAACCCTCGTCGCGGTGACGGGGCCTATCTATCAGAGGCTCAATTGACCTGGCTTGGACAAAAACTTCTCGATAGTCCCCCTGACAAACCCGTGTTTGTATTTCTACACGAGCCACTTCCGTTCACGGTGTCGGGAACGACGGCACACGACGTACTGAACCCTGTTCAACTAACTCGGGTGCTGGCTTTGCACCATCAAGTGATTCTCTTTACCGGTCATACCCACCGCACACTAAAGGGCCAATCGAAAAGTGTCTACCGCAACGGATATACACTTTTTAATGATGCTTCGGTCCGAAACCCGCTTGATGTGCGCAAACGACCTACGGGCGACAGTGAAGGCTTGTATGTAAAGGTGTACAAAGACCAAGTCGTCGTAATGGGTCGCGACTTCACACATCACGTCTATATCCGCCAGATGACGCTGCCTGTGGCAAGCACGCCTCATCCGCTCAATATTTCCGGTCTGAGAAGCCCGTGA
- a CDS encoding Nramp family divalent metal transporter — protein MTTRRSTWSKVLFFLALVGPGIVTGSVDNDAGGITTYSVAGATYGYNMIWTLIPAFFVLLIVQEMNARMGIVTGKGLADLIRENAGVKITFFIFVGLLIADVGNTMTEFAGVAGSMQIFGVSKYIAIPITAFAVWVLVVKGSYSIAEKIFLIFSAALLSYIVSALAGRPHWGQIGSAVVHPQFPVNLGSVSLVIGLIGTTIAPWMQFYMQSAVIEKKLRIEDYKYTLVDVVVGCVATVVVAFFIMVACGATLFANGHGTLITDAKDAALALKPLAGALAGQVFAFGLFVASIFSATILPVATAFYVCEAFGFEAGIERKWKEAPQFYILYTVILGLGAGIILIPNVPLISITLWSQQLNGILLPVVLICMMLLVNNKEIMGRYTNKRWMNIVGWTTITVLIILSVILLVLSL, from the coding sequence ATGACGACACGTCGTTCTACATGGAGCAAAGTACTCTTCTTCCTGGCCCTTGTTGGACCTGGCATTGTCACAGGCAGTGTAGATAACGATGCCGGCGGCATCACCACGTACTCTGTCGCGGGAGCTACATACGGCTACAACATGATCTGGACGTTGATACCGGCATTTTTCGTGTTGCTCATTGTGCAGGAAATGAACGCCAGGATGGGCATCGTGACCGGAAAAGGTTTGGCTGACCTCATTCGGGAAAACGCAGGTGTAAAGATCACCTTTTTTATCTTTGTCGGGTTGCTGATTGCGGATGTTGGCAACACCATGACCGAATTTGCCGGGGTCGCTGGCAGCATGCAGATTTTCGGCGTCAGCAAGTACATCGCTATCCCGATTACTGCGTTTGCTGTGTGGGTCCTAGTGGTTAAAGGGTCTTACAGTATCGCGGAAAAAATCTTTTTGATTTTTAGTGCTGCCTTGCTGTCGTACATTGTGTCGGCCCTCGCTGGGCGTCCTCATTGGGGACAGATTGGCAGCGCAGTGGTCCATCCACAGTTTCCGGTAAACCTGGGCTCGGTCTCGCTCGTCATTGGCTTGATTGGGACAACGATTGCGCCGTGGATGCAGTTCTATATGCAATCTGCCGTCATTGAGAAGAAGCTGCGCATTGAGGACTACAAGTACACATTGGTTGATGTTGTCGTCGGATGCGTCGCTACTGTCGTTGTCGCATTTTTCATCATGGTTGCTTGTGGTGCGACGCTGTTTGCGAACGGTCACGGGACGCTAATTACGGATGCAAAAGATGCCGCGCTTGCATTAAAACCACTTGCAGGTGCACTTGCGGGACAAGTCTTCGCGTTCGGATTGTTCGTGGCATCCATTTTTTCGGCCACGATTCTCCCTGTGGCAACCGCATTCTATGTTTGCGAAGCATTCGGTTTTGAAGCTGGGATTGAACGGAAGTGGAAGGAAGCACCTCAGTTTTACATCTTATACACCGTCATATTGGGACTCGGGGCCGGTATCATTCTCATTCCAAATGTTCCGCTTATCTCCATCACGCTCTGGTCACAGCAATTAAATGGGATTCTCCTGCCCGTCGTCCTCATCTGCATGATGTTGCTCGTCAATAACAAAGAAATTATGGGCCGTTACACAAATAAACGTTGGATGAACATCGTGGGTTGGACGACCATCACGGTGCTGATTATCTTATCTGTGATTCTCCTCGTATTGTCGCTGTAG
- a CDS encoding magnesium transporter, which translates to MYRTVFLVHGRSGAGRTAREAGMNGMKIGSTFYFSRLLGNSVHGPSGEVVGRFKDFVVDTSAVRPRLIALRMRRGKESQFIAFDGVTIEKVNEQYRIDCADMSPFDYRTENTFMLAKHVLDKQLIDLDGRKLVRVNDIRLATLSAGTYVVAVDVGFEGLLRRLGIAKPAKRVLKPFRISIPSNLLLWDEIETIDFGHRGIRLSKDSSRLATMHPSDLADILEDLDVKAQLDVFSSLDEDTKLDVLEELESDAQVAVVEQLSIEAAAAILEKLPSDEAADILDEMHDDKASEILEAMQPESSGAIQALLQYEEDTVGTVMTTDHFSFNESVTAEKVIETLRAVRPEADRIYYLYVVNDANRLVGTVSLRDLIIADPSDRIGSFTNESTVFVRDTDDTDELFDVVHKYNLLAVPVVDEHRNLVGVVTVNDVIDNLKRTRKGRF; encoded by the coding sequence TTGTACAGGACGGTGTTCCTGGTACATGGAAGAAGTGGAGCTGGACGCACGGCTCGAGAGGCGGGGATGAACGGTATGAAAATCGGATCGACATTTTACTTCAGTCGCCTCCTTGGCAACAGCGTCCATGGCCCATCTGGTGAGGTTGTCGGTCGATTCAAGGATTTCGTCGTTGACACCTCTGCCGTGCGCCCGCGGCTCATTGCGTTGCGAATGCGACGGGGTAAGGAGTCGCAATTCATTGCGTTTGACGGGGTGACCATCGAAAAGGTCAACGAACAATATCGCATTGATTGTGCAGATATGAGCCCGTTTGATTACCGTACGGAGAACACATTCATGCTTGCGAAACACGTTTTAGATAAGCAGTTGATTGATCTCGATGGCAGGAAACTCGTACGCGTCAACGATATCCGCTTAGCCACCCTGTCAGCAGGCACATATGTCGTCGCTGTTGATGTAGGTTTTGAAGGATTACTGAGAAGGTTAGGCATTGCGAAGCCAGCGAAGCGAGTGCTTAAGCCATTTCGAATATCGATTCCCTCGAACCTGCTGTTGTGGGATGAAATCGAAACCATCGACTTCGGTCATCGTGGAATCCGGCTGTCAAAGGATTCTTCAAGGTTGGCAACGATGCATCCGTCCGATCTCGCTGACATTCTTGAAGACCTGGACGTGAAGGCACAGCTCGACGTGTTCAGTTCACTTGATGAAGATACCAAATTGGATGTTTTGGAAGAGCTCGAGTCTGATGCCCAAGTCGCTGTGGTTGAACAGCTTTCTATCGAGGCGGCAGCTGCAATCCTCGAAAAACTGCCATCGGATGAAGCGGCCGACATTCTTGATGAGATGCACGATGACAAAGCTTCGGAGATTCTTGAGGCGATGCAGCCTGAGTCGTCTGGTGCGATTCAGGCCCTGCTTCAGTACGAAGAGGATACAGTCGGAACCGTCATGACGACCGACCACTTTTCATTTAACGAATCGGTCACCGCCGAGAAGGTGATTGAAACACTCAGGGCGGTGAGACCTGAGGCTGACAGAATTTACTACTTGTACGTGGTCAACGATGCAAATCGTTTGGTAGGCACGGTCTCTTTGCGGGACCTAATCATTGCAGACCCATCAGACAGGATTGGGAGTTTCACCAACGAGAGCACCGTCTTCGTTCGTGACACGGATGATACCGATGAATTGTTCGATGTCGTCCATAAATACAACCTGTTGGCGGTCCCAGTGGTAGACGAGCATCGAAATCTTGTTGGTGTGGTCACCGTTAACGACGTCATCGACAATCTGAAGAGAACGCGCAAGGGCCGCTTTTAG
- a CDS encoding polysaccharide deacetylase family protein: MQTSKRSKRAAITVAMAGAVMALLVGCSITPSLSVSHRSHSGEQQITVAKTAKQTVKRAPTPVYTMELVPSHASVTAGGNVVNLQKNVYYTNRVVVVSFHDMSLHFHSKFNMSPTVFAADLQALHQYHFHVITNEQFTGWLDHRNVIPPNAVLLTFDDGYRSMYTHAFPILMKYHMPGTFFIITHSQDIAFHGFMTWPEAQAMAKAGMSIESHTYDLHYLVNVNGKLVPAFDTAYYEGKWQTPKQYFLRDYHDFLTARLQIQQHLGRPINQIAWPYGYGNLTAYEAAKAAGYRYFYTTAAGVNLPWTSSWYIRRIDVGLYSNTAQVINKILGTAGSRAQLVPAKPSLSDAHRT; the protein is encoded by the coding sequence GTGCAAACATCAAAGCGTTCCAAACGTGCCGCTATCACTGTCGCGATGGCGGGAGCAGTAATGGCATTATTGGTGGGTTGCAGTATCACACCTTCGCTGTCCGTCTCGCACCGCAGTCACTCGGGTGAGCAGCAAATCACCGTGGCGAAGACCGCAAAACAGACAGTCAAGCGTGCACCAACTCCCGTGTATACAATGGAACTCGTACCGTCTCATGCGTCTGTCACGGCTGGTGGGAACGTCGTGAATTTGCAAAAGAACGTGTACTACACGAATCGCGTTGTTGTGGTGTCTTTTCACGATATGTCGTTGCACTTCCACTCGAAGTTCAACATGTCACCGACGGTATTCGCCGCGGACTTACAGGCGCTGCATCAATATCACTTTCATGTCATCACAAACGAACAGTTTACAGGCTGGCTAGATCATCGTAACGTCATACCACCTAATGCAGTGCTGCTCACTTTTGACGATGGCTACCGCAGCATGTACACACATGCATTCCCGATCTTGATGAAATACCACATGCCAGGTACGTTCTTTATCATTACCCATTCTCAAGATATTGCTTTCCACGGGTTCATGACATGGCCTGAAGCCCAGGCCATGGCGAAAGCAGGTATGTCCATCGAGAGCCACACGTACGACCTCCATTATCTGGTCAACGTCAATGGCAAGCTCGTACCTGCTTTTGATACGGCTTACTATGAGGGCAAGTGGCAAACACCAAAGCAGTACTTTCTCCGGGATTATCATGACTTCTTAACGGCCAGACTGCAGATACAGCAACACCTCGGTCGCCCGATTAATCAGATTGCCTGGCCCTACGGATACGGAAACTTGACCGCTTACGAAGCCGCCAAGGCTGCGGGATACCGGTATTTTTATACCACCGCAGCTGGGGTAAATCTCCCGTGGACAAGTTCATGGTACATTCGCAGGATTGACGTTGGCCTATATTCAAATACAGCGCAAGTCATCAACAAAATTCTAGGCACCGCCGGTTCACGTGCACAACTGGTTCCGGCCAAACCGAGTCTCAGCGACGCTCACAGGACATAA
- a CDS encoding arsenic transporter: MLSTWLAIVIFVITLTLVIWQPRGLGIGWTAVGGAVLALIFRVVSVHDVWAVTQIVWDATLTFVGIIITSTILDKIGFFEWAALKMAHAAKGDGRKVFLFVILLGAMVSAFFANDGAALILTPIVLEKVKLLKFDMKRMLPFIMASGFIADTTSVPFIISNLVNIVSADYFHVGFLSYAIHMIVPDLFSLAASILVLYLFFHKDIPRVYDPQNLSDPAHAIVHKGMFRLSWVILGVLLVGYIMTELLHIPVSIVAGVIAMVFLIAGGSTKVIRPWAVVREAPWSIVFFSIGMYVVVYGLRNVGLTSLLGHVIEWTTHGGLFVGTVATGFIAAILSSVMNNMPSVMIGALAIHSTSAAGVMHEALVYANVIGCDLGPKITPIGSLATLLWLHVLGKKGVSITWGRYFKTGVVLTLPTLFVTLSGLYVWILLVG, from the coding sequence ATGCTGTCGACATGGCTTGCAATTGTTATCTTTGTCATCACGTTGACACTGGTCATCTGGCAACCGCGTGGGCTCGGTATCGGCTGGACGGCTGTCGGCGGTGCAGTGCTCGCGCTGATTTTCAGGGTTGTGTCAGTTCACGATGTTTGGGCCGTTACACAAATTGTGTGGGATGCGACGCTGACGTTTGTTGGCATCATCATCACATCTACGATTCTCGACAAGATTGGTTTTTTTGAATGGGCTGCGCTGAAGATGGCCCACGCCGCGAAAGGCGACGGACGCAAGGTGTTCTTGTTTGTTATTCTGCTTGGTGCCATGGTTTCGGCCTTTTTCGCCAATGACGGTGCCGCTTTAATCCTGACACCGATTGTCCTTGAAAAGGTTAAGTTGCTGAAGTTTGATATGAAACGCATGTTGCCGTTCATCATGGCAAGCGGGTTCATTGCCGATACGACGTCCGTGCCGTTCATCATCAGTAACCTTGTTAACATCGTTTCAGCGGACTATTTCCACGTAGGGTTTCTCAGTTACGCCATTCATATGATTGTTCCCGACTTGTTCTCGCTGGCTGCCAGTATTCTGGTGCTGTACCTGTTTTTCCACAAGGATATACCGCGAGTGTACGACCCACAAAACCTGTCCGATCCCGCTCACGCCATTGTTCACAAGGGGATGTTTCGACTCTCATGGGTGATTCTTGGGGTGCTGCTCGTGGGCTACATTATGACTGAGCTATTGCACATCCCCGTCTCCATCGTGGCAGGTGTCATCGCGATGGTTTTCCTGATTGCGGGCGGAAGTACGAAAGTGATTCGCCCATGGGCGGTGGTACGGGAGGCGCCTTGGTCAATTGTTTTTTTCTCGATTGGCATGTACGTGGTCGTCTACGGCCTGCGAAACGTAGGCTTGACGAGTCTGCTCGGGCACGTCATTGAGTGGACGACCCATGGAGGCCTTTTTGTTGGTACGGTAGCCACCGGATTCATCGCCGCCATCTTATCGAGTGTGATGAACAATATGCCGTCGGTCATGATTGGCGCCCTCGCGATTCACTCGACGAGTGCTGCCGGCGTGATGCACGAAGCCCTTGTGTACGCAAACGTCATCGGGTGCGACTTGGGTCCAAAGATTACACCGATTGGGTCGCTGGCGACACTTCTGTGGTTGCACGTATTGGGCAAGAAAGGCGTATCCATCACGTGGGGAAGATATTTTAAGACGGGCGTTGTGTTGACCTTGCCAACGTTGTTTGTAACCTTATCAGGATTGTACGTCTGGATCCTATTGGTGGGGTAG
- a CDS encoding DegT/DnrJ/EryC1/StrS family aminotransferase yields MPENNLLLQAFKQTTYKLAGNGPRNIQVMKDALAGIDGQQASDIYGKGEVIEEFEAQMAAYLGKEDAVFFPSGTMAQQIALRIWCDRRGLRKVAYHPLCHLEIHEEDGLKVLHQIEPILLADKDRVIDLHDVQAIQEEISCLLLELPQREIGGQLPDYETLVAISNHCREQCIKLHLDGARLFEILPYYKKTASEICQLFDSVYVSFYKGIGGVAGAILAGDKDLTDEAVVWKRRHGGDLISLYPYILTARYYFEKRVGRMESYFEEANELAGRFNQCHHVSTLPKIPVSNMFHVHIDLPKPVVEKVLLDIHGQTDVGFTGYLNEVSETRCSFEMNLGDEYERISEERLNHAFELLSSKLLASVETI; encoded by the coding sequence ATGCCGGAAAATAATTTGTTGCTGCAGGCCTTTAAACAGACAACCTACAAACTTGCGGGCAACGGTCCTCGGAATATTCAAGTCATGAAAGATGCACTCGCAGGAATTGATGGGCAACAGGCAAGCGACATTTACGGCAAGGGGGAAGTCATCGAAGAATTTGAGGCGCAGATGGCCGCCTATCTGGGAAAAGAAGATGCCGTCTTCTTTCCAAGCGGAACCATGGCCCAACAGATTGCACTTCGCATCTGGTGCGACCGCAGAGGGCTGCGAAAAGTAGCCTATCATCCCCTCTGTCACTTGGAGATCCACGAAGAAGACGGGTTGAAGGTTTTGCATCAGATTGAACCAATCCTATTGGCGGATAAAGATCGTGTCATTGACTTGCATGACGTCCAGGCTATTCAAGAAGAGATATCGTGCTTGTTGCTTGAACTGCCGCAACGAGAGATTGGCGGTCAACTCCCGGACTACGAAACGCTTGTAGCCATCTCTAATCATTGCAGAGAACAGTGCATCAAGTTGCATCTCGATGGGGCCAGGTTATTTGAGATTCTTCCCTATTACAAAAAGACCGCCTCAGAAATCTGCCAGTTGTTCGACAGCGTATATGTTTCCTTCTATAAGGGTATCGGTGGTGTCGCTGGGGCGATTCTCGCTGGCGACAAAGACTTGACCGACGAGGCAGTTGTCTGGAAACGGCGACACGGCGGCGATCTCATCAGTCTCTATCCCTATATTTTGACTGCTCGTTACTACTTCGAAAAGCGAGTTGGCAGGATGGAGAGCTATTTCGAAGAAGCCAACGAGCTTGCGGGTCGTTTTAACCAGTGCCATCACGTTTCCACATTGCCGAAGATACCGGTTAGTAATATGTTTCATGTTCACATTGACCTGCCAAAACCTGTCGTGGAGAAGGTTCTGTTAGACATACATGGTCAAACGGACGTCGGATTTACGGGATATCTGAACGAGGTCAGTGAGACAAGGTGCTCGTTTGAGATGAACTTGGGTGATGAGTATGAACGTATTTCGGAGGAAAGACTCAATCACGCATTTGAGCTGCTGTCGTCAAAGTTATTGGCTTCCGTCGAAACCATTTAA